The nucleotide sequence CCATCGATGCGCAGAACGTGCACGCCATCGTCTACGCGATCATCGCCATGGCGATCGGCATCCTGCTGTACGACCAGTTGTTCTTCCGACCGCTGCTGGCATGGGCCGACAAATTCCGCTTCGAGGAAACCCAGGGCAATACGGCCCAGCAGTCCTGGGTGCTGGATTGGCTGCGCCGCGGCCGGTTGACTCGCGCTTGCAGCGAAGCCCTGTCGCTGCAAGCGCAGCGCGTGCTGGGCTGGTTTCGCCGCGACTATGACGGCACCTCGGTCCGGGCGCGCGTGCGCAGCCGCAGTGCCTACGTCGAGCGCGCGGTGGATGCCGTCCTGACGGCCCTGGCCCTGATTGCCGTATGGCGGCTGGTGATCTTCGTCCATGCAGAGGTCGGCTGGGCCGAAGTGCTGCGCGTGTTCGGGCTGGGCCTGATCACGCTGGTGCGCGTGCTGGTGCTGATCTGCCTGGCATCGCTGGTCTGGGTGCCGGTGGGCATCATGATCGGCCTGCGGCCGGAATGGTCGCAACGCGTGCAGGCGGTGGCGCAACTGCTGGCGGCCTTTCCGTCCAATCTGCTGTTTCCGCTGGCCGTCATCGTTATCGTGGCCTTCCGGCTGAACCCGGAGATCTGGCTCAGTCCGCTGATCATCTTCGGCACGCAGTGGTATATCCTGTTCAACGTCGTGGCCGGGGCCACCACCATCCCCAGCGAACTGCGCTACGCCGCCGACAACCTGGGCCTGAAGGGGTGGCTGAAGTGGCGGCGTTTCTACCTGCCCGCCGTGTTCCCCAGCTTCGTGACTGGGGCGATCACCGCCAGCGGCGGATCCTGGAACGCCAGCATCGTGGCCGAGGTCGTCACCTGGGGCAAGACCACCCTGACGGCCACCGGCCTGGGCGGCTATATCGCCGACATGACCTCGCGCGGGGACTTCCCGCGTATCGCCCTGGGTATCGGCGTGATGTGTGTTTTCGTGATGGGCCTGAACCGGCTGCTGTGGCGCCGGCTGTACGTGTTGGCGGAAAAGTGGAGCAGATAGCATGATGGCCGACAAGAATCTGCTGGACCTGGCCGGCGTCAGCAAAATGTTCCGTACCGCCGACGGCGCCACGCGATCGGTGCTCGAAGGGGTGGACTTCCAGTTGCGCGAAGGCGAGATCGTCGCCTTGCTGGGGAAATCCGGCTCGGGCAAGTCCACGCTGCTGCGCATCATGGCGGGGCTGATTCCGGCGGACCATGGCAGCATCCATTACCGTGGGCAGCCGCTTTACGGCCCGGCCGCCGGCATCGCCATGGTTTTCCAGTCTTTCGCGCTGTTTCCCTGGCTGACCGTGCGCCAGAACGTGGCGCTGGGGCTGGAAGCCCAGGGCGTGCCGCCCGCCGAGCGCGAACAGCGCGCCGAGGCCGCGCTGGAGCTGATCGGCCTGGCCGGCTTCGGCGGCGCGCTGCCGCGCGAGCTGTCCGGCGGCATGCGGCAGCGCGTGGGCATCGCGCGCGCCTTGGCCACCAACCCCGACGTGCTCTTGATGGACGAGGCTTTCTCCGCCCTGGACGTGCTGACCGGCGAATCCCTGCGCGACGACATGCTGGAACTATGGGAAGAGCGCCGCATGGGCACGCGCGGCATCCTGGTGGTTTCGCACAATATCGAAGAGGCGGTCATGATGGCGGACCGCATCCTGATCTTCGCCAGCGATCCGGGCCGGGTGCGCGACGAAATCCACGTCACCCTGCCGCGTCCGCGCAATGCCGATTCGCCGGAGGTCCGGGCGCTGGTGGACCAGGTGTATTCGCTCATGACCGCCAAGCCCTTGCCCGCGACGGCGGCCGGCGCGCCCGCCGCGCCGGTGCACCAGGCCTATCGCCTGCCCGATGCCAACGTCGGCACCATGGAGGCCGTGCTGGAGCTGCTGTCGGAGCCGCCCCTGAACGGCCGCGCCGACCTGCCGCGCCTGGCCGAAGAGGCGGGCCTGCCCGACGAGGAACTCTTCCCCGCCTACGAGGCGCTGGGCTTGCTGGGCCTGGCGGTCGTCGAGCACGGCGACATCGCGCTGACTCCCGTGGGGCGCCGTTACGCCGGCGCGGAGCAGCAGGAACGCCAGGAGATTTTCGGCCGGCAGCTCCTGGCGCATATTCCGCTGGCGGCCAACATCTGCCACTCGCTGCGCCAGGAGCCCACCGGCGAATTGCCCGACAAGCAGTTCCTGGACATGCTGGAGGAATTCCTGAAGGCGGACGAGGCCGAGCGCGTCCTGAAAGTGGCCGTCGAATGGGGCCGCTACGGCGAAGTCTACGGCTACGACTATCACACCGGCCGGCTGCATCTGCCCTCGGTCCCCGCGGAATAGGGCCGGCGTCCCGCGGTCCTGTCAGCGCTGGCGCGCGGGGACCAGCCGGATCCGCGTGATTTCGGACGGCGCGCCGAAGCGCTTGGGCGGGCCCCAATAGCCCGTGCCGCGGCTGGTATAGACCCACAGCTTGCCCGTCTTCTTCAGGCCGGCGGTGAAAGGCTGCTGCAGGCGGACGAAGAAATTCCAGGGCAGGAATTGTCCCCCGTGCGTATGGCCGGAAATCTGCAGCGTGTAGCCGACCGGCTCGGCGGCCACCGCCGTGCGCGGCTGGTGCGCCAGCAGGATGCGGACCGCCGCGTCGGGCGGCGCGCCCAGCAGCGCGCCGCGCGGATCGCTGCGCTGGGCCGGATCGAATTGCCCGGCGCTGTAATCGGTGACGCCCGCCAGGACCAGCGGGACGCCGTTGTGCGAAATGACCACGTGGCGGTTCGACAGCACCGTCAGGCCCAGGCGCTGGAATTCCGTCACCCATTCCCGGGCCCCCGAGTAATACTCGTGGTTGCCGGTCACCAGGTAGGTCCCATAGCGGCCGACCAGGCCCGCGAGCGGGGCCGTATGCGGCGACAGCACGTCCACCGGGCCATCGACCACATCGCCGGTGATGGCGACGACGTCTGCCTGCATGGCATTGACGGCCGCCACGATGGCTTCCACGTAGGGCCGCCGGATCGTCGGGCCCACGTGCACATCGCTGATCTGCGCGATCGTGAAGCCGGACAGGGCGGGAGGCAGGCCCGCGATGGGGACGTCGACCGTGACCGTGCGCGCCAGCCGCCGGGCGTTGTACAGGCCCACCAGGGTGATGAGCACCGCCAGCACCGGCACGGCCAGCGCGGAAGCCGCGCGCACTTCCTGGAGATGCAGCGGCTGGCCGCCCAGGGCCCCGGCGGCCCAGGCGATGGCGAGCGCCACGTCGCGCAGCAGCGTCAGCACCAGCAGGGACGAGAAAAACCCCATTGCCATCAGGCCCGTCCACGCGGCGGGGCGCGACCAGCGCGGCGCCATCTGCCGGGCCCGCGCGCCCAGCGGGATCAGGACGCAGGACACGGCCAGGTAGAGCGCGGCCAACACCTGGACGGCCTCCGGCACGGGGGCGTCCGGTATCAGGCGCAGGCCGATGTAGACGTGCAGCAGGATGCCGATGGCAAGAATCCGGGTCAGGAGAGGAGGGCGGCGCATGCGGTTCTCCGCCGAATTGAAAAATATCCGGCGCGCCCTCATTATCCGATATGGTGCTGACGGGCCGCCGTATCGGTATGGCGGCCCGTCGCGCCGTTGTCCCACGCCGCCGGGGCGTGCCGCTTTACCTCACGAGAACCGCTTTGAAAGACATCGAGACCCTGCTGCTGGAGTACGGCCCGTTCCTGGTATTCCTGAACGTGCTGCTGGAGCAGGCCGGCCTGCCCATCCCGGCGTATCCCCTGCTGGTCGTGGCGGGCGCGCTGGTCCTGCATGGCGATCTGCCGTGGGCCGTCACGCTGGCCGCCGCCGTGCTGGCCTGCCTGATCGCCGACGCGGCCTGGTATGCCGGGGGCAAGCGCTTCGGCAGCGGCCTGCTCAACACCGTCTGCCGGGTGTCGATCTCGCGCGATTCCTGCATACGCCAGACCCAATCGCTGTACTGGCGTACCGGCCCGCGCATCCTGCTCGTGGCCAAGTTCCTGCCGGGCGCCAGCGCCCTGTCCACCGTGATGTCGGGCTTCGCCGGGCTGCGGTTCCGCAGCTTCCTGGCCTACGACGCGGCGGGCTCGCTGATCTGGGCCGGTTCGGCCCTGCTTATCGGCATCGCCTTCAATGACATGGTGGGCGACATCCTCGATATGCTGAGCGATTACGGGGTCTATGGGCTGGTCGCCATCGCCGTGGTGCTGGCCGGCTATCTGGCCTACCGCTGGGCGCGGCGCAAGCGCACGATACGGCGCTTCGCCCACGTGCGCCGGGTCACCCTCGATGAACTCGACGAAATGCAGGCGCAGGGCTGCGTGCCGGTGCTGCTGGACGTGCGCGCCGGCGGAGACGCCCCCCTGCCGGGCGCCATCGTGGTCGATCCGCGCGGGCCCATCGCCAAGGAACAGTGGCCGATGGACGCGCACATCGTGGTGTACTGCGCCTGCCCGGAGGAAATCTCCGCCGCGGTCCTGGCCGACCGCCTGCTCCGGGCGGGCTATCGCAATGTGTCCGCGCTGGCCGGCGGGTACAACGCCTGGGTCGCGCGCCAGCAGGCGGCACAAGCCGGCGCCGACGCCTCGCTGGACGCCACGGCGTCCGCCTCGGCGCGGGCTACCGGCGGCTGATCGCGCATGGCGGCTTCGCCTCCGCGCCGTACCGCCCCGGGCGATGCGCCGTCGCTGCAAAGCCGGCGCGACATCGATCCCAGCGTCGCGCAGTTCCTCGACGCCCTGTGGCTGGAAGACGGCCTGTCGCGCAACACGCTGGGCGCCTACCGCAACGATCTGGCGGCCTTCGACGTCTGGCTGCACGAAAACCACGGGCGCCGTATCTCCACGGCGCTGACCGGCGATATCGAAGGCTGGTTCGCCTCGGTACACGCCGATACCCGCCCGACCACCGCCAACCGGCGGCTGTCCGCCCTGCGGCGCTATTTCCAGTGGGCCCTGCGCGAACGCCTGGTCGCCCAGGACCCCTGCCTGGCCGTGCGTTCCGCCCGGCAGCCTTTGCGCACGCCCAAGACCCTGTCGGAGGCGCAGGTCGACGCCTTGCTGCGCGCGCCGCGCGTGGAAACCGAGCTCGGCCTGCGCGACAAGGCCATGCTCGAAACCCTGTACGCCACCGGCCTGCGGGTGTCCGAGCTCGTCGGCCTGGCGGCCCTGGATGTCAACCTGAACGAAGGCGTGGTGCGGGTGGTCGGCGGCAAGGGCGGCAAGGATCGCCTGGTGCCCCTGGGCGCGGAGGCCGCGCACTGGATCGACCGCTATGTGAAGCAGGCGCGTCCGCTGTTGCTGGCCGGGCGCCTGTGCGACGCCCTGTTCGTCACGGTACGCGGCGAGGCCATGCACCGCCAGACGTTCTGGCTGATGGTGGGCCGGTATGCGCGCGAGGCCGACATCCGCGCGCCGATCTCGCCGCACGTGCTGCGGCATGCCTTCGCCACCCACCTGGTCAACCATGGGGCGGACCTGCGCGTCGTGCAGATGCTGCTGGGCCACGCCGATATCTCGACCACGCAGATCTACACGCATGTCGCGCGCGAGCGCCTGAAGAGCCTGCACGCGCAGCATCATCCGCGCGGATGATGCGTGGGCGGGCGAATGCGGCGGGTCCGCCCGGCGGGGCGGGACCGGGGCCGCGCTTCGCGCCGGACCGCCCGCCGGCGCGAGCGCGGCCCCGGTCCGCTAGCGGGTTTTGCGGAAAGTCAGATTGACGCGGCTGGCGCCGGTGGCCGGATGCACGCCGTCGGGCAGGGGCGCGATGCCATGGAAAGCCAGCCGCGACGGCCCGCCCCATACGGCCACGTCGCCATGCACCACGGGAAAGCGGCGCGGGCGATCGCCGCGCTGCAGGCCGCCGAACAGGAAGGTCGCCGGCAAGCCCAGGGAAATGGACACGATGGGCGCGTCCAGGTCCAGTTCATCGCGGTCCTGGTGCAGCGTCAGCCGCGCACCCGGACGGTAAAGGTTGATCAGGCAGGCCTCCGGGGCGAAGCCGGCATAGCCGGCGCGTTCGGCGGCCTCTCGCGCCAGGGTGGACAGGACCTCCGGCATGGCGGGCCAGGGACGGCCGCTGAGGGGGTCTTCCGCACCGTAGCGGTAGCCGCGCCGGTCGGATATCCAGCCCTGGGCCCCGCAGTTGGTCATGGCCACGGACATGCGCTGGCCGCCAGGGGTGATCAGGTGCCGGAAAGGCGCCGATGCGGCGATGGCCTTGACCGCGGCCAGCACTTGCGGCGCGCGCGCGCAGGCATAGCGGCGCAGCAGCACCGCACCGGGGGCGATGGGTTCATCCCAGGGCGTTTCGTCGTCCGGGCTGCCGAACAGGTCGCCGGTGGACGGAGGCGGGAGTCCTTTGTCACGCATGCCCGCATTGTAGGCCGGCGGGGCAGCCCGACGGGGCGCTAGAATAGGCTTCGATTTCGATGCAGGCTGATCAGCATGAGCGATACCTTCAATTTCCCCAAGCGGCTTACCGCCGGCTACCAGGATTTCCTCGCGGGACGCTTTCCCGCCGAACGCAACCGCTTCCGCCAGCTGGCGGAAGGGCAAAGCCCGGAGATCATGGTCATCGGCTGTTGCGACTCGCGCGTGGCGCCTGAACTGATTTTCGACGCCGGCCCCGGCGAGATCTTCGTCCTGCGCAACGTCGCCAACCTGGTGCCGCCGTACGAGCCCGACTCGCATTACCACGGCACCAGTTCGGCCATCGAGTTCGCCGTCAATGGCTTGAACGTCAAGCATATCGTGGTCATGGGCCATGCCTCCTGTGGCGGCATCCGTTCGTACTACGACGACGCCGAGCCCCTGGCCAAGGGCGACTTCATCGGCAAATGGATGTCGCAGATCGAGGAAACCGCGCGCAAGGTGGACCGCACCGGCCAGCGGCAGGACGACCTGCGCCGCCTGGAACTGCGCGTCGTGGAGCACAGCCTGAAGAACCTGATGACGTTCCCCTATATCCGCCAGCGCGTGGAACGTGGCGAGCTGCAACTGCACGGCGCCTACTTCGGCGTGGCGACGGGGCTGCTTTTCATCCGCGATCCCCACTCGGGCGAATTCGTGCCGTTCGGCGAAGGCCCCGCGGACGACCTCGCGACCGGGCGCGCGGCCTGACGAACGCCGCCATGCCCGCGCCCGACCATCCGCCGCGACGTCGCGTCCTGCGCACCCTGGCCGGCGCGGCCGCCGGTCTCGCGGCCGCCCCCGTCAGGACGCTGGCGCAGCCGGCGCCGCTGCGCGTCGGCGTCATCGCCAGCGTCGCCAACGAAGCCACGGAAATCGCCATCGCGCAGGCCCGCGACCAGGGCGTCAACGCCAGGCTGGTGGAATTCGCCGATTGGGTCATGCCCAATGTCGCGGTCGCCGATGGCTCCATCGATGCCAACTTCTTCCAGCACCAGCCCTTCCTGGACTTGTTCAACCGCAGCCGGGCCGCCAACCTGGTGCCGGTGGCCTATGGCTATTCGACCACCATGGGCCTGTTTTCCAAGAAGGTGAAGCGCGGGGAACCCATTCCGCGCGGCGCGTCCATCGGTATCCCGGCCGATCCGGTCAACACCGGCCGGGCCTTGCTATTGCTGCAGTCCATGGGCTTGATCGCGTTGAAGCCCGGCGCCGCCGAACGCGCCACCTTGCTGGACGTGGAAAGCAATCCCATGGACCTGAAATTCGTGGCGATCGAAGGGGCGCAGGCCGCCCGCGCCTTCGACGATGTCACGGCCTCGGCCACCTATACCACCTTCGCCAAGCACGGCGGGCTGGATGAAAAAGACGGCCTGGCCTTCGACAACAACGACCCCGGCAATGTGCGCCGCTACGCCATACGCTGGGTGTCCCTGCCGGAACGCGCGCAGGATCCGCGGCTGTTGAAGCTTATCGCGGTGTACCAGGGGTCGGAGCAGGTCAAGGCGACCTTGCGGCGCCTGTACGGCGACCTGATCGACTTCCCCTGGTAAGCATCATTCCTCGTTGGGCGTATCGCCTTCCAGTGCGAAAAGATCCCACACCGCGGTGAACAGGGCCGCGATCAGGGGGCCGATCACGAAGCCGTTCAGGCCGAACAGCGCCATGCCGCCCAACGTGGAAATCAGGATGATCCAGTCCGGCAGCTTGGTGTCCTTGCCCACCAGGATGGGGCGCATGATGTTGTCCACCATGCCGATCACCAGCACGCAGAAGGCAATCAGCCCCACGCCTTGCCAGATCGCGCCGGTGACCAGGAAGTACACGGCCACCGGCACCCAGATCAGCGCCGCGCCGATGGCCGGCAGCAGCGACAGGAAAGCCATCAGCACGCCCCACAGCAACGAGCCCTGGATGCCCAGCACCCAGAAGGCCAGGCCCCCGAGCAGGCCCTGGGTGGCGGCCACCGCCACGTTGCCCTTGATGGTGGCGCGGATGACCGTGGTGAACTTGCGCGCCAGGTGCTGTTTGTAGGCCTCGCTCAGCGGGATCGCCCGGCTGATGCTGCGCGACAGGGTGGCGCCGTCGCGCAGCAGGAAGAACAGCAGGTAGAGCATGACGCCGAAGCTGACCACGAACTGGAAAGTGTCCTGCCCGATGCTGAAGGCCTGCGTGGCCAGGAACTGGCTGCCCTGGACGGTGGCCGCGCTGAGCTTCTGCTGCAGCCCGCGGACGTCGGCGATGTCGAAGCGGTCCAGCAAGGCATGCACGGAGGGCGGCAGGGCGTTCAGGATGCGCTCCAGGTACAGGCCGAAATTCAGGTCGCCGGAACGGATCTGCTGGTACAGCGCCGTGCCTTCCTGGACGAGCGAGCCGGTGATCAGGATGACCGGCAGAATGGCGATCAACACGCACAGCAGCAGGGTGATCAGCGCCGCCAGGTTGCGGCGCTTGCCCAGGCGCGCCAGCAGGCGGCGGTGCAGCGGGGAAAATATGATGGCCAGGATGGTGCCCCAGAACACGGCGCCGTAGAATGGCCACAGGATCCAGCCGAACGCGATCGATACCACGATCAGAAGGAACAGGAAGGTCCGGTAATGCAGGTTGGAATTGCTCATTGGTTGGGGATTCCCGCGATAGCGCGCACTGCCGGTTCGGTCCGGCGCCATGCGCATGATGCCATTGTCGCCGGGGCGCGGGCGGTTATCTTGGCAGGTGGAGGCCAGACATGACGGATTCGGTCGATCTTAAGGGTATCGGGCTCAAAGTCACATTCCCACGCCTGAAAATACTGGATCTGTTCCGCAACAGCGAGCAACGGCACCTCAGCGCCGAAGACGTCTATCGCCATCTGATGAACGAAGGCGTTGAAATGGGCCTGGCCACCGTCTATCGCGTGCTGACCCAGTTCGAACAGGCCGGGCTGCTCAAACGCAGCCAGCTTGGCGGCAACAAGGCCGTGTTCGAGTTGAACGACGGCGACCGGCATCATGGCCACCTGGTCAGCACCTCGACTGGCGACGTAGAGGAATTCGTCGATCCCGAAATCGAGCGGCGCCTGCGGCAGATCGCCGACGATATGGGCTATAGCCTGACCGAATTCACTATCACGATATTCGCCACGCCCAAATAAGGGCGCGGCGTCAGCTGGCGGCGGCCGTCTCGAAAAAGCGCGCGAGCAGCGGCGTGTCGTTGTCGTACCGGTGCGCCAGCAGGATCTGGCTGGCGGCGTCCGGCGTGTCCAGCGGGCGATAGACCACGCCGGGTATCCCCGTCCTGGCATAGGTTTCCGGCAGGATGGACACCCCCATCCCGGCCGCCACCAGGCCCACGATGGTGGCGCCTTCGCGCGCTTCCTGGCCGACCTGCAGGGCGAAGCCGGCACGGCTTGCCAGGACACCGACATGCTCGAACAGCCCGCAGCCCAGCCCGCGCGGGAACAGGATGAAGGACGAACCCGCCAGCGCCGCCACCGGCAGCGGCGCGTCCTCCCGCGCCAGGGGATGGCTGGCGGGCAGGGCGGCCATCAGCCGGTCGCTCCACAGCGTGACGACCCGGATATCCGGCGGCGGACAGAAGAGTATCGACGGGCGCAGGAAGCCGACGTCGATGCTGCGATCGGCCAGGGCCTGCAATTGCTGGCCGGTCGACATGTGCAGCAGATCGGCCCGGGCGGCGGGATGCCGGCTGCGGAAAGCCTGGACGATGCGCGGAAAGGCCTCGAACATCGGCACGGAGGCGGTGAACGCCACGCGGATTTCGCCCGCTTCGCCCTGCATGGCCTGGCGCACCACGTCGCCCGCCCGTTCCAGGTGCTGCAGGGCGCGGCGCGCCTGGTCCAGGAACAGCGTGCCCGCTTCGGTCAATTCCACGTGGCGCTTGGTCCGGCGCAGCAGCGTCGCCCCCAGTTCGTCTTCCAGGGATTTCACCTGCATGCTCAAGGGCGGCTGGCTGACGTGCAGGCGGCGGGCGGCCGCGCTGAAACTCAGTTCCTCGGCCACCGCCACGAAATAGCGGAGTTGGCGGAAATCCATGGTTATTTGAAAAGAATATGAATACGCAATGGAAAAAGTATTGGACGCTATGACTAAGGGTAAACCATTATAGAGGCTGCAATAGTCCGTAATCTTTTTAAACAGGAGACCCGAATGCGAGCAAGCAGCGCGCTTTCCAAGTTTTTCCGCGTTGCCGGCCTGGCGACCGCCGTCGCCTTTGCCGCAATACCGGGCATGAGCCAGGCAACCGACTATCCGTCCAAACCCATCAAGATCGTCGTCCCGTATGCGCCGGGCGGCGCGGTGGACATCGTCACCCGGCTGGTGGCCCAGAAGATGGGCGAAACGCTCAAGCAAAGCATTATCATCGACAACCGCCCGGGCGGCGCGACCAATATCGGCATGGACATCGTGGCCCGCGCCCCGGCCGATGGCTACACCCTGCTGACCTCGTCCAATTCCCTGGCCAGCAATGCCTCGCTGTTCAAGAACCTGAACTTCGACCCCGCCAAGGACCTGATTCCGGTGGGCGCCATCGGCTACGCGCCGCTGGTCGTCGTCGTGCCGGCGTCGTCGGAGTTCAAGGCGCTGCCCGACCTGATCGCCTACGGCAAGGCCAATCCCGACAAGCTGACCTACGGTACCGCCGGCAATGGCAGCTCGGGCCACCTGGCCAGCGAACTGCTGAAGAGCGAGGGCAAGTTCGAGGCCCTGCACGTGCCGTACAAGGGCGGCGCCCCCGCCATTACCGACATGCTGGGCGGCCGGATCAGCTTCATGGCGATCAATCCCGTCGAAGCCATTCCGCACATCAAGGCCGGCAAGATGACGGCGCTCGCCGTGCTGGACAACAAGCCTTCCGCGCTGCTTCCCGGCGTGCCGACCATCGCCTCGCTGGGCCTGCCCAACGCGGCTGCCTCGGTCTGGTGGGGCCTGTGCGCGCCCAAGGGCACGCCGGCCGACGTGGTGGCCACGCTGAATGCCGCCCTGCAGAAGGCGCTGGCCGATAGCGCCGTGCAGACGCGTTTGTCGGAACTGGGCGCCGTCACGACCCCCGGCAGCGCGGCGGATTTCGGCGCCTTCGTGCAGGCCGAGACCGTCAAGTGGTCGCGCGTGATCCAGTCGGCCAACATCAAGGCCGACTGATCGCCGTCCAGGGCATGGCATCGCGCGGGCCGCGGCAGCGGCCCGCGTTCTTTCTCCGGAGAGGTTCATGAGTTTCGCAGTTCGCAATATCCCGCGCGCCGACCGCGAGGTCATCGCGCGGCTGGCCGCCGCCGGCACCGCCACCGTCCATGAAGCGCAGGGCCGCGGCGGGCTGCTGCAGCCGTACATGCGGCCCATCCAGGCCGGCGCCGCGATCGGCGGCAGCGCGGTGACGGTGCTGGCCCATCCTGGCGACAACTGGATGCTGCACGTGGCCATCGAGCTCTGCCAGCCTGGCGACGTGATGGTCGTGGCCTGCAGCGCGCCCAATACCGACGGCATGTTCGGCGAACTGCTGGCGACCTCCATGCGCGCCCGCGGCATCGTGGGCCTGGTCATCGATGCCGGCTGCCGCGACGTGCAGGCCCTGAAGGACATGGGGTTTCCCGTGTGGTCCAAGGCGGTCTCGGCCAAGG is from Bordetella bronchialis and encodes:
- a CDS encoding LysR substrate-binding domain-containing protein — protein: MDFRQLRYFVAVAEELSFSAAARRLHVSQPPLSMQVKSLEDELGATLLRRTKRHVELTEAGTLFLDQARRALQHLERAGDVVRQAMQGEAGEIRVAFTASVPMFEAFPRIVQAFRSRHPAARADLLHMSTGQQLQALADRSIDVGFLRPSILFCPPPDIRVVTLWSDRLMAALPASHPLAREDAPLPVAALAGSSFILFPRGLGCGLFEHVGVLASRAGFALQVGQEAREGATIVGLVAAGMGVSILPETYARTGIPGVVYRPLDTPDAASQILLAHRYDNDTPLLARFFETAAAS
- a CDS encoding Bug family tripartite tricarboxylate transporter substrate binding protein, whose amino-acid sequence is MRASSALSKFFRVAGLATAVAFAAIPGMSQATDYPSKPIKIVVPYAPGGAVDIVTRLVAQKMGETLKQSIIIDNRPGGATNIGMDIVARAPADGYTLLTSSNSLASNASLFKNLNFDPAKDLIPVGAIGYAPLVVVVPASSEFKALPDLIAYGKANPDKLTYGTAGNGSSGHLASELLKSEGKFEALHVPYKGGAPAITDMLGGRISFMAINPVEAIPHIKAGKMTALAVLDNKPSALLPGVPTIASLGLPNAAASVWWGLCAPKGTPADVVATLNAALQKALADSAVQTRLSELGAVTTPGSAADFGAFVQAETVKWSRVIQSANIKAD
- a CDS encoding 4-carboxy-4-hydroxy-2-oxoadipate aldolase/oxaloacetate decarboxylase, with protein sequence MSFAVRNIPRADREVIARLAAAGTATVHEAQGRGGLLQPYMRPIQAGAAIGGSAVTVLAHPGDNWMLHVAIELCQPGDVMVVACSAPNTDGMFGELLATSMRARGIVGLVIDAGCRDVQALKDMGFPVWSKAVSAKGTIKATPGSVNLPVVCAGAMVSAGDVVVADDDGVVIVPRRRAGEVAQACDARLQKEALNRKRLAAGELGLDIYGMRDKLREAGLVYVDSEADLP